Genomic window (Diabrotica undecimpunctata isolate CICGRU chromosome 6, icDiaUnde3, whole genome shotgun sequence):
caaaactggaaagatgcagtaagacatgtaatagaagaagaacaaaaaatgtgggatcttgataacataattgatgcgaccgtagagattattaacctaattattaaccctcaagacgactcggattccgaagttgatcctatttattttgaatttgaatagttttctaatcgtaattatataaggtaagtaatagtagttgtaatcgtaaggtattataggggaaaggcgcaaaatgtcgcctgtcaaaatgttcaatgtgttttaaatgtatccatttttttttcaaatcctgagaaaactaaaaagcatttttgaaaaatttaaaggcagaatgaaatattttttagaataaataaaaagtttcttttgcatgcaatattttcaattaaaaattatactatattttctcttttattttcacccctgttacataacatattaaaataaacattgtagaagttttcagggactttctgccctgagtaataatgtaatctttcattctgcgtttaaatttttcaaaaatatttattagttttctacggattcgaaaataatggatacatttaaaacacattggaaattttgccaggcgacatttggcgcctttttccttaattaaataaatgtatcttttacaaatggcaagaaactttttatttttgaataaaataaataagttttattaaaaaatacaatttacataagtacaatttaaaaaatatatttatttagtttaaataaatgtttcaaacATATACTCTatgacactggtcgttcatctctaaccattcaaaatgcccccgtaataggattataaggtattgtattccttcagatacaaggtgggttagtcgaaaacgtcttaaaccgtcagtttttggttggtttttactattatatcgtattacctatcctctctgtatttcagttttctaattagggttaaacttgtagtaagctatcaacaaattgtgaaccggctATAGTCTAGTTTTTATTGTGCAAGATTTAAaagaatttcaattaaaaaaaatatagattgcaaaattattttgcgaaatcTATTAAATATATTCTAATGAAATTTAGTGGGCTATTTTATTATGGTATAAAAATTTTCTGAGCGAACTATGAATTTCCTAAGTGCAAGTTAAGTGGTAAAAAAAGAATGAGAAAGGCTTCCTCCTCTTTTTTGTATTTACTGCTATTTTGCAGCAAAGCTAATAAATTAAGACTTTTTAACCAGTCGTATCTTAAAGCAAATTCAATTAtcgctatttttttttcttacgaCTTTGTCCCAAAATGAATCTTGTAAAAGATCTAAGCacgaaaattacaaaaaaacgaTGTCATtagtagtttttaaatatttaaattttttcattaatattcCGAACCTCTTTAAGAGAAAGGATAAGGAGAAATTAAGCACTAATTACTACCGATAAGGAAAACTAGATTTTAATTATACTTGGTACACGTCTTACTCGTTAGAGTGCTAGAAcaggaaagaaaaaaatatttataaaaaagaatatattacCACCAGCGAAAGTTAATTCTATTCAAAATATCTAAAGAAGTGTCGCCTTTGTAATACAAAGACGAACTCCCCAAGCAGTATCAAGTGCATTGTCTTTATCAATTAAGCAGTTTTTGATAATATCTTCAGCTTTATCTCCATATTCTTTGCGAATGTAGTCTGAAGCTAGAGTCTTATCAATCGTTCCTTTGTCATTAACTATCTTTAAGCCTTCGCTTCCATATAAACAACGGTTAAATTCTTTTACAGTTGCACCATATTCACCATTTTTAACGTGATTGTAGAAATCTTGAAGTGAAATATTGTTTGCTTTGGCACATATTTTTACAGCTGATATTACTACGGGATCGGTTTGGCTAAATAATGGCTAAAATGTAAAGAAACAATAATTATATGGTGTTTTAAGTTTATGTaaagtaaaaagtataaaaaagtaaaaaatataatttaaaattctaccaaataataaagttaaagcAATTAATTAACTTTTTTCTTTCTACGATGTATTTTATGGTTAGATTTTcatatttaacaatttaatcTTTTAAGATATAAGATATTTTGACTTTAGAAGTATTACCTaccgatttatttttttttgttacttgttgGTTACGTGAAAAGATACTAAAAGGGCCAAGTGttatgtaacatatttttaaaaaacttagtTTTGTTATTCAAGAAGATTTTAAGtatctatttattataaatcaTTTTTACTTTAACTCTATCTAGCACATTAACCCTGCGTTGGTATGGTGCCTAAAACTTACATATCTGGTGTGGTGAGGTGTGACATACCCCATAGCAAAATACGTCTTGAAATACTCAATACTTGAATATCTGCATCAAAAGTATATACTGTTCATTTGAAATAGTGcgtactattaaaaaaattaaaaaagtattatcagcTCAAACAATTTATTGCACAGTTCAAAAATAGCAGAAATAGCAACTTAAAATCATTACATTTttctaaattgaaaaaaaaaactaaagacttCTGAATACAAAACACAACACAATTTTCTTTATTGATAAACAATATAAAGAATAATACATACATCAACAAAAGTTACAACATCATTTACGGACTTTCCTCATTGACGCAAGTATCGCATTTGAAACATGCGTAttctaaacaaacaaaatgtctGCAATCATAACACACGTAGCGACTTTTTCTGTCTCTTGTTCTGGGACACACTACACATCTACCTTGTACTTTCTGAAGTTTAGGCAACGGTTCATCACAATCTGCAGTCTTATAGCTCGGTGTCTCACGGTTTTCTCGGTAACCGAGGATTCGGTTGTCTTTCTTTCATATAATCTGCTATCAGTGACAAACTaagatatttcaaatattttcgcCGCTTCAGTGTACAGTCATTATTGTTGATCTTATAGATTATTTGGGAGTTAATTCCACAATATTCAAGAGAGCATGGAATACTGTCAATGGCCACCTTATGCTGTTTCGGGAAACGTCGTATGTACCTGATAACTGGTCAACGGTGTCAACCCCTCCTTTAGTAACATTGTAGAATGTGACTATTTCCGGCTTCCTAGCGTTTCCCATAGATGAGTCTATTCTGTCATCATGGTGTAGTGTTGATAACAACAGaacatttttgttttcctttGGGATATAGGATACTAAGGTTGTATTTTTTGGAAACCTAAAAGTGTAGAATACTGTTCTGGATTTTTTGTGTTGACCATTGTGGAAGGAATTTGCTTCTTGTTCTTTAAAACAGTACCCACAGATGTTAATTGGTGTTTTTCAAGAAGTTGTCGCATAAATGGATAATTAGTGAACCAATTTTCGAATGTGATATTTCGTTTGCTGCCAGACACTAATGAAATCAATCATAAAACTACATCTGTAGGCATCGTAGTCAGTTTGAAAGGATCATCCGGTTGAGAACCACAATAAATTTCCAAGTTTCTAATATAATAACATCTTGAATCGACTAAACCAAAGATTTTGATTCCATAACGAGCCggtttatttttaatgtgttaCAGAAAAGGGCACCTGCCACGAAATGCCTCCAATTTTTCATCAACAGTGATATACATACCAGGTGTATAGGCAGACTAAAAATTGTCAACTACTCTTTCGAAAACACCGCTAATTGGGGCTAATTTATCGATTTTGATTCTATCTACGCATGTACTTCCATTGTCAAACCGCAAGCACCTTAGCAGAAATAGAAAGCGTTTTagagacattcttcttcttctttttcatgtgcCATCTTCTCttagaaggttggcaaccatcatggcaattcgcactttcgataccgctgctctaaagaggtcagcagaagtgcagttaaacgaagctctcaaattgtttaaccaggagatacgtcttcttccgcgactccttctactcTGTATTcctccttgtattattaattgcagcaagttataacgctcgccccttatgacatgtcccagatattgcagttttctgactttaatggtacttaaaacctctttatcttttcccattcttctcaacgcCTCgatattcgtgactctatccacccaacttattcttaatatccttctgtaggcccataactcgaaggcttctaatctgtttgaaacatctttctttaatgtccaagcctccaacccataaaataatacggagaacacatAGAATCTCAGAGCtcaatgtccctgctgcagagtacttttttcagtttgttgaaagaatttcttgccttcTCTATTCTTGCCTTAAGCTCTTCTGTGTACTcaatattttcgttaattattgtacccagatattcatatttttcaacttttttaatttgttctccatgtattgttatgttttcttggcgctgttgggcttttgtaattaacataaattgtgtcttttttgtgtttagggacggTCCGTTTTCTTcgctgacttctaccactctgtcaaccatttgttgtaaatcttCAAGACATTCCGccaataaaatagtgtcgtcggcaaaccgtatattattgattggtcggccatttactttatTTCCcacagttagttcttctagtgtttcCTGGATTACTTTCTCTGAATACAATGTCAACAAAGTAGGAGACGGACGCAGCCCTacctgacgcccctctcaatctgtatttcatttgaaaagacgttgttctcttttaccacatcGATCttattataatagatagcgctaatgatcttaatgtctctcatatctaagaTTTTCTTTTCAAGTtattcgataagacggttatgtctgaccttatcgaaggctttgttgtaatccaagaaacacatatactggctgattaacatccatacacctttgcacaagtacaaAGTGTTTAGAGACATAGTTTTATTGAATATTGGCATTTATGTGCCGTCATTAGCCCAGAAATATTGAAGGTTTTGCCGGGACGATCGATGAATTCCTGCTAAATAAAGTAATTCAAATACGGAGGTCTCTTTTACTACGTATTGGTGATCATCGTTCACTTACCgaattgattttctcattagtacGTTTTACAATATCAGCAATGACTATGTCATCCATGAAAAGCTTCCAACAATCAATTGCAGTTTTAGCTTCTTTAGCGTGTCGTTTCACGCCAGACAATTGAGCAATTATATTTTTGGCTCTAGTGAGAACCGATCGTAGTTATACCTTTTTAGCCCATTTCGTCACTTTATCTCTACCCCAATAATATTTAGCAAATGTACTCACATAATCTCCATTCTCTTGTTCACTTTCATCTTCGTCGCCATCTTTTTCTGTGTCATGAGAACTATCACTAACATTGTCGAGCTGCACTTCGTCTTCGGAATCAGGAATAGCCTCATCTTCATCACTTTGTACCTCTTCCCAGAATCTTAGCAACCTTGCTTGTTCTTGTTCATAACTATACATATTCATAACAAATTTTGAGCACAACAAccagaataaaaaacaaaaaaatcacgtAAAATGTCCAGGCATCAACAATAATTAACTGACGTGTGGTGGGGTGTGACATACCCCTGCGGCATATTCTCGCATCTATGTAAGTGGGTTttgaagaaattataaaaataacaatgctACTCGATAGAGTGATGTTATAGTAACAGCTACTGAACAATAGAGAGCGGTAAGATGCAGTTTTTGAGAGAAATTCCATTTTTTGCATGCGTGGCGTGTATCACAGCCCACCAAACCAACGCAGAGTGAAAGACGATACACAAACGCAGAAGGTGTTAAGTGCAGTAAAATTATTAGTAGATACTGGAATGAGTCATGGGCACATAGAGCCTGTTTCCATTCATAAGATACCTAGTTTATTACACATTGCAAATGACAACACTGCTTTCTCCTTCGATAGCCTGATGTATTGAGGTCATAATAAACGTGAATTGGAACAGAACAGAACAAAACTATTCTAGTCATTCTTTTAATGAATTCAGTTGACTGTCGAAGAgtatttttttaaagtaatttctCTCGCTtagaaggatttttttgttgtcaGTACTATGTTAGTaatataagtaaatatttatattactaatATATTGGCGAGCAATTTATCGTTTCTATTGAGCATAAGAAAAATGTGTCTCAACGTTTATGGTAATAAAATGTTTggcgtctttttttaattattattgtaaagAACAAGAATGTATCTAATGAAATTAGATTTTAAGTTGATACTTAACACCAGTTACCtgataaaaaacagtttttatatttacCCATGACACATATTCATCAAGTGGCTGTCAATATATTTCCTGCGAAAGTGCCACATTAATGCCAAAATCGATAAATAAAGAAGATAATGATTTGAGTTCTCCAAATATTAATATTGATAATAAGATCgaaggtaattattttttaatagtataGAAACATGAATTGTTCAATATTAAATTACTTTTTAAGCaatttgttccagaaatgaacatatcattttaaaatataaaataaaaatatagtactttagacttttcttagtgtagaataagtaaaatagtcactttatgaagtttgctcgggatagccgacttgttggcgccaccacagcctcttaaatagtttcacacctaaatacaagaggggtaatctacacttttacgcaccaagtattattttttagttcgttctcacagatcgcccttgaggcatcgcatttaaaaacactctcaattcacgtataaaatatttctctacgccgaaatcgggcatttttctcataaatacggttttctcttttacgtgtgataaagaaagaattatttgatattgtaacTGTCAGCTACGTCCATATTGAGGCatttttactctaaaaatagttaattataagtcgataaactaaaggtgattttatttctctggagttatatttgctcacattaacaatccttatccttcaacggtcactgaagaaccaaacctatggagatacatccactcacaagtcctttgaagtaaggcttggaatcaaaagatttccaaccctcgaatgtaggTAGCCAGTTACAATGCTCCCACTCAttcgtggtcctatcgagcacagattatttgatgaaacaggactgaagaaagaaaaggattacacacgccggagagcaacaggaagaaagaataatggtttctcgtccctagaagaaagattgcacaagttgaccttcgttcaagattagacacgtgtgttttgtgaaaagtgcgttatgtgctggtaagcgacagcggtaattaaattggatacttgaaaaacatttggtgaggttaaaactctttctatatatttctatAGTCACTGCATGCACACATTTAtatttggtagatatttgtctcgacttttagttgtttattaatatttatattaactaatggctttgatttgacaacagatctttcttctcaatatcgctaaagatagctgacaattgtttattatacagattgtctcacagcccgctctcacgaataatatttgtttatcactctagtaaaaatactctattaaaattaaaatcgcgtcttagttgaaaaagacatttacactaaacaaaatcattcactcttatttctcgctcagcatatatttgcaaataaattcacttttaaataaaaaatggaagctttaaagaaaaagtgcaaatcacttaaagcatcaattacacgtatctcagaatggtttatatCCAAaaaagacacagaaaacgaaatacttgattttgaaaataggaaagaaaaactttttaattttttcacacaatatgaacaaattcaattagaaatcgaacagactgatgacagtgaccaacaatcagctgatcgagcaaacgttgaagaaaaatacttcaacacactcaaaggtttgcaaagaaaaataatagaattaaatttaacagaaaataaagtacctagctcaaataataatgctttttccagtgcgaggctgcctgaaattatcatgaaaacctttaccggaaatttttcagaattcaatgaattctttcaactatttgaaactctgatcataaacaattcaagtttaaataatgtacaaaagtttatatatttaaaatccttcctcaaaggagaacctttaaacttaattagcagcatcgaagtagtagatgcaaattttgctatcgctataaaaaccctaaaagaaagatatgatgacaaatcacgagtgattagtactcttataaaaaagctgttaaagtctcaatctctagttaaatgcactcctcaggtactaagagattttcttgtacacacaaagcaaacgcttcaagctcttagtaatctcgaagttccaattgaacattgggacctccttttaatagaaatattttaagaaaaaatagattttgcttctcacaaggcttttgaatatgaagtaggttctaagaatgttccaacactcaaacaattttttgaatttctagaaaaaagatgtgatgttttagagaaacttaatcactgaaactcagtcaaagtttattaataaagtcactcaaaaaactgctcatatttccactataaataataataaatctagctatgaaaattgcatattttgtaaacaaactggtcataaaatatatcagtgtaacttatttaaagacacaaattctcgagaaaggtttaattttgtaaagcaagcacagctttgcagaaactgttttggcactaagcattttactgataaatgcatctctaaatacacatgtaaaatttgcaataaaaagcacaatacacttctgcatgaagaaaataatttttctcacactcatgaaaataatttattttctcccactcgaagcaatcaaagtgcttcaaattcacatgatggtaatcaaagtcacgccaataggcaacaatcacgctttaatgcaccacaaacctctcaatcgtccgcaagtatacagggtgattcacaaactcgccatagtgcaccacatatttctcaaagtcattttcatgctcatcaaaggagtaataatgcccaagttactcaaacaattaattctccacattcatataatgaatcaacaaacacttctactcacttaagcactcagacaaataaaaattgtctactctcagacacacaaagtcaaaattcatcttgcatctcttctctctccactttcaatccaaaaaacgaagttttgctagccacagcgctggtaacaatttactctaaaagtggacaacctgtacacgcaagatgtcttctcgataatggatctcaatcgagctttgcaacaaaagatttagtaaataaactaaattactctaccactaataaaagattacaaatttccacaatctctcaaaattgttccatctcaaatgaaatggtaaacattgaatttttcccatataaaaacaatgatatgaaatttgaagtatcatgtgcagttttggataatattacgtgtaaaatacctcaggtacatctagatcgtagcaaaataaaaataccagatggcataaagctcagtgatccctcttactcctccccagggaaaatcgatctcttattaggtgcagaaatttactgtgatctattaaaggatggtttaattcatattggagcaggtcttccagtgcttcaaaacactcatttaggatatgtTATGTTCGGTAACctatctccacaagtttcatctaagaaaaagatgtactctcactcaaactgtaactattcacactcgaatcatatttctttatttgttcaatctcacactgaagaagaaaatataaataatcttctccaaaggttttgggacattgaagaagttcccgaaataaagcatttaagtcctgatgatgaaaacgctgaaaaaatatttaaagccacaacacaaatcctaccgaatggacagttccaagtagatttacccctatgcacgcctaatgaaaataataaattgggcgactctttccaaatgtcgcgaaggcgatttctaaatttggaaaacaaattctcaaaaaatgattctctttacaaacaatataaatcttttatagatgagtatgttgaattaggacatgcaaaatatgttccgttgtctctgcagaatgtacactcagaaaacaaatatttcttgcctcaccacagtgtagaaaaagacacttctcacacaactcgtttgcgcgtagtttttgacgcatccatgaaaaccacttctggttttagccttaatgatattatgttaaagggttataccacacaaccagaactatttgacactttagtcaactttagactcttcaagtatgtattcacatctgatataaaaaagatgtttagacaaatcagaataaaccccaaccaaactttcttattaaatattttgtggcgcaactctccctcggagccgttaaaatgtatacaattggaaacggttacatatggaacgaaaccagctaccttcattagcacacgatgtttaattgaactcgcaaacatgcataaggaagaatatcctctcgctcatgatatgctcattaatttttgctatattgatgacatattatatggtacaaatagtattgaaacactcacacttgcgcatgagcaaatcactgcactgctacaaaaggcaggcatatctcttcacaaatggtgttcaaattcaccacaatttttagaaaatatttcacaattttcaactgactctacgtatgttatatcttcagaaaatcattccaataaaatattaggtctttgttgggactctaaattagatagtttctctatttcagtgctagaaatcgaaataaaagattcctacactaagagacaagtgctctcgataatcgcaagttttttcgaccccaagggattaattaatcctgtaatagtaaccttttgttattgaaaattatatatgtagtatacaaatacacgcattttccgacgctagtgaaaaggcatacgccagctgcatatatattagagttacttatagctcaaggaatgtctcttccacactcatcacctctaaaagtagggtagctccaataaaaacattaactttacctaagttagaacttatgggtgctgttttatgcagcaaactcactaaaagaatagttgaaattctaaataataaattaactcaaatagactcaataaactgctggacggactcagaaatcgtacttgcttggttaggctcacatagctcgagatggtcacagtttgttgcaaatagagtttctgaaatacaaggaaacccacaatttaagtggcgatatataaagtcaaaacaaaaccccgcagatattgcgtcaagaggcatgtctgctcctgaacttctaaactcaaaattttggtttcaaggtccctcatttctactt
Coding sequences:
- the LOC140442743 gene encoding uncharacterized protein codes for the protein MYKIIVLLLLSVYSATSSPLFSQTDPVVISAVKICAKANNISLQDFYNHVKNGEYGATVKEFNRCLYGSEGLKIVNDKGTIDKTLASDYIRKEYGDKAEDIIKNCLIDKDNALDTAWGVRLCITKATLL